Proteins encoded by one window of Streptacidiphilus sp. PB12-B1b:
- the tatC gene encoding twin-arginine translocase subunit TatC, translating to MSDTQGTRHQTAGRQKQSKNDEGRMPLADHLRELRNRLAVSILALLVGTVLGFLVHNWILHQMTGPICSIKALHGVAASTPGCPNGVLVVDGPLGGLSLSFDVSMMLGVIISSPVWSYQLWAFLAPGLYKKERKYGLTFVGAAVPLFLGGAAIAYWVFPKAIRILLSFVPPGMAQMIQGADFLTFFIRMVLVFGLSFEIPLLMVGLNFIGILSAAKLRSWWRAIVFIIFVFAAVATPTGDPLTMTVLAVPICLLFFVALGVATLHDRSKAKRRALEDPDSLLDDDVASTLDLAPSEVPSQGTGPLERVTASELASREPMVYHSDDDVT from the coding sequence GTGAGCGACACCCAGGGGACTCGGCATCAGACCGCCGGCAGGCAGAAGCAGTCCAAGAACGACGAAGGACGCATGCCGCTCGCGGACCACCTCCGCGAGCTGCGCAACCGGTTGGCGGTATCGATCCTCGCGCTTCTGGTGGGGACGGTGCTCGGGTTTCTCGTTCACAACTGGATACTGCACCAGATGACGGGCCCGATCTGTTCGATCAAGGCCCTGCACGGAGTCGCCGCGTCGACCCCCGGATGCCCCAACGGCGTGCTGGTGGTCGACGGTCCCCTCGGCGGCCTGTCGCTGAGCTTCGACGTCTCGATGATGCTCGGCGTGATCATCTCCAGCCCGGTGTGGTCGTACCAGCTGTGGGCGTTCCTGGCCCCCGGTCTGTACAAGAAGGAGCGGAAGTACGGCCTGACGTTCGTCGGTGCCGCTGTGCCGCTCTTCCTGGGCGGCGCGGCCATCGCGTACTGGGTCTTCCCCAAGGCCATCCGCATCCTGCTGAGCTTCGTGCCGCCGGGCATGGCGCAGATGATCCAGGGCGCGGACTTCCTCACCTTCTTCATCCGTATGGTCCTGGTCTTCGGGCTCTCTTTCGAGATCCCGCTGCTGATGGTCGGCCTGAACTTCATCGGCATCCTCAGCGCGGCCAAGCTGCGCAGCTGGTGGCGGGCGATCGTCTTCATCATCTTCGTGTTCGCGGCCGTGGCCACGCCCACCGGCGACCCGCTCACCATGACCGTCCTGGCCGTGCCGATCTGCCTGCTGTTCTTCGTCGCCCTCGGGGTGGCCACCCTCCACGACAGGTCCAAGGCCAAGCGCCGCGCGCTGGAGGACCCGGACAGCCTGCTGGACGACGACGTGGCCTCCACCCTCGACCTCGCGCCCTCCGAGGTCCCCTCCCAGGGCACCGGCCCGCTGGAGCGCGTCACCGCCTCCGAGCTGGCCTCCCGCGAGCCGATGGTCTACCACTCGGACGACGACGTCACCTGA